Proteins co-encoded in one Actinomadura luteofluorescens genomic window:
- a CDS encoding ATP-binding protein — protein MADDDKTPGRQVITDYAQAHFRYFRTADGTVFAQRNNHPVARPIRSQGTSGSHRQELMVGLFNDGYGVFSGTALKEALDLIEALAVTQDVQPVHIRVAPGFDGATWLDLGRTDGQSVRIHPTGWDVRTPDPREVCWRRTQLTGELPLPAADTNGKGIDLLLRLCNFANAQTECLAVAWLIGCLGPSVPVPAPFLTGPQGAGKSTGGRMLVRIIEGMSGDLRRAPKDEENLIAAVAAGWVTALDNLSHLAPDLSDLMCCIVTGAETIKRALYTDGDVVRARYRRPLLLTGIDVGVIRPDLAERLLPLRLERPAVRRTEAELWRDFEEALPAILGSLLDLTVKVRAAEADIPTDLRMADFAHLCAQLDAATGLGALNAYRTSLDDLNDDVIEGDLLAQTVLKYADDLTPGDPTRMTSTQWLHTLTGLYTSDDHRPLPKGWPTTGKVLSDRLKRLQPTLAARGVLIDWGRTSESRYIEMTRPPGPPPPQQESIL, from the coding sequence ATGGCCGACGACGACAAGACCCCGGGCCGCCAGGTCATCACCGACTACGCCCAAGCCCACTTCCGGTACTTCCGCACCGCAGACGGAACCGTGTTCGCCCAGCGCAACAACCACCCCGTCGCGCGGCCGATCCGCTCCCAGGGCACCTCGGGCAGCCACCGCCAAGAGCTCATGGTGGGCCTGTTCAACGACGGGTACGGCGTGTTCAGCGGAACCGCCCTCAAAGAAGCGCTGGACCTGATCGAAGCGCTCGCGGTGACCCAGGACGTCCAGCCTGTTCACATCCGCGTCGCACCGGGGTTCGACGGCGCCACGTGGCTGGACCTGGGGCGCACCGACGGGCAGTCGGTTCGTATCCACCCCACCGGGTGGGACGTCCGCACGCCCGACCCGCGTGAGGTGTGCTGGCGCCGCACCCAGCTCACAGGGGAACTTCCCTTGCCCGCCGCCGACACCAACGGCAAGGGAATCGATCTGCTGCTGCGGCTGTGCAACTTCGCCAACGCCCAGACCGAATGCCTGGCCGTCGCCTGGCTCATCGGCTGCCTGGGCCCCTCGGTGCCCGTCCCGGCTCCCTTCCTCACCGGCCCTCAAGGCGCCGGCAAGTCCACCGGCGGGCGCATGCTCGTGCGGATCATCGAGGGCATGAGCGGCGACCTGCGGCGCGCCCCCAAAGACGAAGAGAACCTGATCGCAGCCGTTGCGGCCGGATGGGTCACCGCGCTGGACAACCTGTCCCACCTGGCCCCCGACCTGTCGGACCTGATGTGCTGCATCGTCACCGGCGCCGAGACCATCAAACGCGCCCTGTACACCGACGGCGACGTGGTCCGCGCCCGCTACCGCCGGCCGCTGCTGCTGACCGGCATCGACGTGGGCGTCATCCGGCCCGACCTCGCCGAACGCCTCCTACCGCTCCGCCTAGAACGCCCCGCCGTCCGCCGCACTGAGGCCGAGCTGTGGCGCGACTTCGAAGAGGCCCTGCCCGCCATCCTCGGCTCCCTGCTCGACCTCACCGTCAAAGTCCGCGCGGCCGAAGCGGACATCCCCACCGACCTGCGCATGGCCGACTTCGCGCACCTGTGCGCCCAACTCGACGCAGCCACCGGTCTCGGAGCCCTCAACGCCTACCGGACCAGCCTGGACGACCTCAACGACGACGTCATCGAAGGAGACCTCCTCGCCCAAACCGTCCTCAAATACGCCGACGATCTCACTCCGGGCGACCCGACACGGATGACGTCCACGCAATGGCTCCACACCCTCACCGGCTTGTACACCAGCGACGACCACCGCCCCCTGCCCAAAGGTTGGCCTACCACCGGAAAAGTCCTTTCCGACCGCCTCAAACGCCTTCAGCCGACCCTTGCCGCGCGCGGCGTACTGATCGACTGGGGCCGCACCAGCGAGAGCCGTTACATCGAAATGACCCGGCCCCCGGGTCCGCCGCCACCCCAGCAAGAGTCGATCCTCTGA
- a CDS encoding helix-turn-helix domain-containing protein: MAIADPPFSTLRNGLPDRYLTPEDIASLFSVPLETVYQWRKKRTGPPGFRVGKHLRYDPAAVRQWATERMAADTAA, translated from the coding sequence ATGGCCATAGCCGACCCGCCGTTCTCTACTCTCCGCAACGGGCTCCCAGACCGCTACCTCACACCCGAGGACATCGCTTCCCTGTTCTCTGTGCCTCTGGAAACCGTCTACCAGTGGCGCAAAAAGCGCACCGGCCCGCCCGGCTTCCGCGTCGGCAAACACCTCCGCTACGACCCCGCCGCCGTACGCCAATGGGCCACCGAACGCATGGCCGCTGACACCGCCGCTTAA
- a CDS encoding tyrosine-type recombinase/integrase, producing MAGHIQDRWYKTETNADGTQKRLKTDRHGTGMRYRARYIAPDGTERSKSFPDKQKRLAEAWLNQLAADMTRGQYIDPAAGKVTFNQYATKWLASQTTDMGTRASVRTQIQRHAIPYLGSRPMGSFQPGHIRDWLSALESDVPASSYRRVIFSSVSAVFGAAVDDGHLPKNPCRARSVRAPSRGQGRIVPWASERVFAVQAALPERFQAMVDLGAGCGLRQGEIFGLPEDAIDFASGWLHVGCQVKVVNGHLVFGLPKRDKERDVPLPGHVAASLKRHMESYPPMEVTLPWQRPDGQPVTKKLVFTRADGGAIRRTDFNVHTWKPSLVAAGVIPAPKPGERHQSAREHGMHALRHFYASVLLDAGENIKALSLYLGHSDPGFTLRVYTHLVPSSEGRTRKAVDSLYKTTSSAQDGPQTAQGG from the coding sequence GTGGCAGGCCACATCCAGGACCGCTGGTACAAGACCGAGACGAACGCCGACGGAACACAGAAGCGCCTCAAGACCGACCGCCACGGCACCGGGATGCGCTACCGCGCCCGCTACATCGCCCCAGACGGAACCGAGCGCAGCAAGTCGTTCCCGGACAAACAGAAGCGCCTCGCTGAGGCGTGGCTGAACCAGCTCGCGGCCGACATGACCCGCGGGCAGTACATCGACCCAGCGGCAGGGAAAGTGACCTTCAACCAGTACGCCACGAAATGGCTCGCGTCACAGACCACCGACATGGGAACACGAGCCTCTGTCAGAACACAGATCCAACGACACGCGATCCCGTACCTCGGATCACGCCCAATGGGCTCCTTCCAACCGGGTCACATCAGGGACTGGCTGAGCGCATTGGAAAGTGACGTCCCCGCTTCCTCGTACCGCCGAGTCATCTTCAGCAGCGTCTCTGCGGTGTTCGGCGCCGCGGTGGACGACGGACACCTTCCTAAGAACCCATGCCGTGCCAGATCCGTTCGTGCACCATCACGAGGTCAAGGCCGCATAGTCCCTTGGGCTTCCGAACGCGTCTTCGCCGTCCAGGCCGCGCTCCCCGAACGTTTCCAGGCGATGGTCGATCTCGGAGCTGGCTGCGGCCTCCGGCAAGGCGAGATCTTCGGGCTACCAGAGGACGCGATCGACTTCGCTTCCGGTTGGCTGCACGTCGGGTGCCAAGTGAAGGTCGTGAACGGTCACCTGGTCTTCGGGCTCCCGAAGCGCGACAAGGAGCGCGACGTGCCGCTCCCTGGTCACGTCGCCGCTTCGCTGAAGCGGCACATGGAGTCGTATCCGCCCATGGAGGTCACGCTCCCCTGGCAGCGCCCCGACGGCCAGCCCGTGACAAAGAAGCTCGTGTTCACCAGAGCAGACGGGGGCGCCATTCGCCGTACCGATTTCAACGTTCACACGTGGAAGCCCAGTCTCGTAGCGGCCGGAGTCATTCCCGCCCCCAAACCGGGAGAGCGTCACCAGTCCGCGCGGGAGCATGGCATGCACGCTCTCCGACACTTCTACGCATCCGTGCTCCTCGACGCAGGCGAGAACATCAAAGCGCTGAGTCTCTACCTGGGGCACAGCGACCCGGGCTTCACCCTCCGGGTGTATACGCACTTGGTGCCCAGCAGCGAGGGCCG